Genomic window (Streptomyces sp. TG1A-60):
GGCTGATCGGGCTCATCGACCGGGTGGAGGCGATCGGCGGCCGGTTGACCGTGGCCAGCCCGCCGGGCAGCGGTACGACGCTGAGCGTGCGCCTGCCGGTGGCCCCGCCCACGGCGGCCGGGGACGTGCCGCCGCGCGGCTGACCGCCCGGAGCGTACGCGGTGAGGCCCGTTCAAAGGGGGGAGTGCGGGACTCGGTACGGACGTGCGTTCCGGGCGGTCGGACCGGACGGCGGAGACGGCCGTCCGGCTCTGGGGGCAGGCGGTCGGCCCGCCGTCTCTCGCCGGAGTCGGCCGGTCCACCCGCGGCTGCACTCCTTCGAGCATGGCGCGCACCCGTTCAGGTGTCGTCCCGGCCCTCCCCCAACTAGGCTTCCCGCTAGCCGTAAGACCCGCGTTCCGGCAGGCTGTCGGGACGAACGGGACGGGTCGGGCGAGGGGGAGGCCGAGACCATTGGACGCCGATCAGCATCCGGCGCGCGGACGAGTGGTGCTCGCGGACGACGACGTGCTGCTGCGGGAGGGGCTGGCGAGCCTCTGCGAGCGCGTCGGCTACGAGGTGGCGGGCCAGGCCGGCGACGCCTCCGGGCTCATGGAACTCGTCGAGACCGAGATTCCGGACATCGCGATCGTCGACATCCGGATGCCTCCGACCCAGTCCACCGAGGGACTCAAGGCGGCCGGCACCATCCGGGAGCGGTACCCGTCGGTCGGGATACTGGTCCTGTCGGCGTTCGTCGAGGTCGAGGACGCGCTGGAGCTGCTGGCCGGGGGCCGCAGCATCGGCTATCTGCTCAAGAGCCGGATCACCGTCGTCGACGAGTTCCTGGAGACCCTCGACCGCATCCGCCGGGGCGGCTGCGTCGTCGACCCCTCGCTGGTGCGGGAACTGGTCGCCGCGCAGCGCCGCGACGACCCCCTGTCCATGCTCAGCAACCGGGAGCGCGAGGTGCTGGCGCTCATGGCGGAGGGGCGCTCCAACGCCGGCATCGGCAGACGCCTGTGGGTCACCGAGGGCACGGTCGAGAAGCATGTGCGCAGCATTCTGGGCAAGCTCCGCCTGCCCGGGGAACCGGACGACCACCGCCGGGTCCTGGCCGTGCTGACGTTCCTGGAGACACGCTAGTGCCGCGACAGGCCACGTTCGCCCCGTCGCACTAGACCCCGGCGGGCGCGGCCCCCGTCCACAGGCGCCCCGCGATGTCGGTGCCCGCCAGTAGGCTGTGGAACATGGCCGATCCCTCCAGCTACCGCCCCGCCCCGGGGCAGATCCCGGACTCTCCCGGGGTGTACAAGTTCCGTGACGAGCACCGCCGGGTGATCTACGTCGGGAAGGCGAAGAGCCTGCGCCAGCGCCTGGCGGCCTACTTCCAGGATCTGGCGGGCCTCCACCCGCGCACCCGCTCGATGGTCACCACGGCCGCCTCCGTGGAGTGGACCGTGGTGTCCACGGAGGTCGAGGCGCTGCAGCTGGAGTACTCCTGGATCAAGGAGTTCGACCCCCGGTTCAACGTCAAGTACCGCGACGACAAGAGCTACCCGTACCTCGCGGTCACGATGAACGAGCAGTACCCCCGCGTGCAGGTGATGCGCGGTCACAAGAAGAAGGGCGTGCGCTACTTCGGGCCGTACGCGCACGCGTGGGCGATCCGCGACACCGTCGACCTCCTGCTGCGCGTCTTCCCCGTCCGCACCTGCTCGGCCGGCGTCTTCAAGAACGCGGCCCGCACCGGCCGCCCCTGTCTCCTCGGCTACATCGGCAAGTGCTCGGCCCCCTGCGTCGAGCGGATCTCCGCCGAGGACCACCGCGAACTGGCCGAGGAGTTCAGCGACTTCATGACGGGGCGGACGGGCGCGTACATCCGCCGCCTGGAGAAGCGGATGACGGACGCGGCCGAGGAGATGGAGTACGAGCGGGCCGCCCGCCTGCGCGACGACATCGAGGCCCTGAAGAAGGCCATGGAGAAGAACGCGGTCGTGCTCGCCGACGCGACCGACGCCGACCTGATCGCCGTCGCCGAGGACGAGCTGGAGGCGGCCGTCCAGATCTTCCACGTACGCGGCGGACGCGTGCGCGGCCAGCGAGGCTGGATCACCGACAAGGTCGAGGCCGTCACCACCGGTGACCTCGTCGAGCACGCGCTCCAGCAGCTCTACGGCGAGGAGACCGGGGACTCCGTGCCCAAGGAGGTCCTCGTCCCGGCGCTGCCCGACCCCGCCGGGCCCGTCCAGGAGTGGCTCACCGGGCGCCGCGGCGCCCAGGTGTCCCTGCGCGTCCCACAGCGCGGCGACAAGAAGGCCCTCATGGAAACCGTCGCGCGCAACGCCCGCCAGTCGCTCGTCCTGCACAAGACCAAGCGTGCCTCCGACCTCACCACCCGCTCCCGCGCCCTGGAGGAGATCGCCGAGGCCCTCGACCTCGACAGCGCCCCCCTCCGGGTCGAGTGCTACGACATCTCCCACCTCCAGGGCGACGACGTCGTGGCCTCCATGGTCGTCTTCGAGGACGGGCTGGCCCGCAAGAGCGAGTACCGCCGCTTCCAGATCAAAGGCCGTGCCGGAGACACGCAGCTCTGGCACGGCCAGGGGCAGGACGACGTCCGCTCCATGCACGAGGTGATCACCCGCCGCTTCAAGCGGTACCTCGCCGAGAAGGAGAAGACCGGCGAATGGGGGACGGCGCGGCCGAGCCCGCCGGAGCCGCCGGGGACGGTCCCGGCGGCCCCGCGAACGCCCTCAAGGACGAGGACGGCCGTCCCAGGCGCTTCGCCTACCCGCCCCAGCTCGTCGTCGTCGACGGCGGGCAGCCGCAGGTCGCCGCCGCCCGCCGCGCCCTCGACGAGCTGGGGATCGACGACATCGCCGTGTGCGGCCTCGCCAAGCGCCTGGAGGAGGTGTGGGTGCCCGGCGAGGACGACCCGGTGATCCTGCCCCGCACCAGCGAGGGGCTGTACCTGCTCCAGCGCGTCCGCGACGAGGCCCACCGCTTCGCCATCACCTACCAGCGCACCAAACGGGCCAAGAGGTTCCGGGCGAGCCCCCTGGACGACGTGCCCGGCCTCGGGGAGGCGCGCAAGCAGGCCCTGCTGAAACACTTCGGCTCGCTGAAGAAACTGCGCTCCGCCACGATCGACCAGATCTGCGAGGTCCCCGGCATAGGCCGAAAGACGGCCGAGACGATCGCCGCGGCCCTCGCCCGGGCGGCTCCGGCGGCCCCCGTCGTGAACACGGCCACTGGAGAGATCATGGAGGAAGAGGAGCCCGGCACGACGGCGGACCCCTCTGGGGATCCCGTGACCGCGGGCCTCCCGGACCGGCGGCGAGGGCAGGAGCCATGACCGAGCACACAGAGCGCCCAGAACTCCCCGGACGCGCGGAGCGTCCGGAAGAACAGCACCAAGAGCACACAGCGGGGCGCGGGGAAACCCACACCGCGGTGGGCGACCATGCCGCACAGCACCCTGCGCCACAGGAAGACGGAGCACACGTGAGTACGGGCATCGAAACGGCCGGGGTCCCCGAGGCGGCCATCCCCGAGCTGGTCATCATCTCCGGCATGTCCGGCGCCGGACGGTCCACGGCCGCCAAGTGTCTGGAGGACCTCGGCTGGTTCGTCGTCGACAACCTGCCGCCCGCGCTGATACCCACCATGGTGGAGCTCGGCGCCCGCTCCCAGGGGAACGTGGCACGGATCGCGGTCGTCGTCGACGTCCGAGGCCGCCGCTTCTTCGACAACCTCCGCGACTCCCTCGCCGACCTGGAGACGAAGAACGTCACCCGGCGGATCGTCTTCCTGGAGTCCTCCGACGACGCCCTGGTGCGCCGCTTCGAGTCGGTGCGCCGCCCGCACCCCCTCCAGGGCGACGGCCGCATCGTCGACGGCATCGCCGCCGAGCGGGAACTGCTGCGCGAGCTGCGCGGCGACGCCGACCTGGTCATCGACACCTCCAGCCTGAACGTGCATGAGCTGCGCGCCAAGATGGACGCCCAGTTCGCCGGCGACGAGGAGCCCGAGCTGCGGGCCACCGTCATGTCCTTCGGCTTCAAGTACGGCCTCCCGGTCGACGCCGACCTGGTCGTGGACATGCGCTTTCTGCCCAACCCGCACTGGGTCCCGGAGCTGCGCCCGTACACCGGCCTGAACGAGGAGGTCTCCGCGTACGTCTTCAACCAGCCCGGCGCCAAGGAGTTCCTCGACCGCTACACCGAGCTGCTCCAGATGATCGCCGTCGGCTACCGCCGTGAGGGCAAGCGGTACGTGACCATCGCGGTCGGCTGCACCGGCGGCAAGCACCGCTCGGTCGCCACCTCCGAGAAGCTCGCCGCCCGCCTCGCCTCCCAGGGCGTCGAGACCGTGGTCGTGCACCGGGACATGGGGCGCGAGTGACCGGACGTACCGCGTCGCGGCTGGGCAGGCTGCGCCGGGCCACCCCCGAGGGCCGTGAGGGCAGGCCCGTCGAGGCACGCGGGGCGAGACCCCGCCGCCGGGGCGCCCAGCCGAAGGTCGTCGCGCTCGGCGGCGGCATGGGCCTGTCCGCCTCGCTCGCCGCGCTGCGCCGGATCACCGGTGACCTCACCGCCGTGGTCACCGTGGCCGACGACGGCGGATCCAGCGGGCGCCTCCGCGACGAGCTGGGCGTCCTGCCGCCCGGCGACCTGCGCAAGGCACTGGCCGCGCTGTGCGGTGACGACGACTGGGGCCAGACCTGGGCCCGCGTCATCCAGCACCGCTTCCAGTCCCAGGGCGACCTCCACGAGCACGCGGTCGGCAATCTGCTGATCGTCGCCCTGTGGGAGCAGCTCGGCGACCACGTCCAGGCCCTGGACCTGGTCGGCAGGCTCCTGGGCGCCCAGGGCCGCGTCCTGCCCATGTCGGCCGTGCCCCTGGAGCTCCAGGCCCTGGTCAAGGGCCACGACCCGGCCCGCCCGGACGACGTCGACACCGTGCGGGGGCAGGCGACCGTCGCGCTCACCCCCGGCGAGGTGCAGTCCGTGCACCTCGTACCGCACGACCCGCCGGCCGTGCCCGAGGCCGTGGCGGCGGTCCGCGACGCCGACTGGGTGGTCCTCGGCCCCGGCTCCTGGTTCTCCTCGGTGATCCCGCACCTGCTCGTGCCCGAGCTGCTCGACGCCCTCACCGAGACCAAGGCCCGGCTCGTGCTGTCGCTGAACCTCGCTCCGCAGCCCGGAGAAACCGATGGCTTCTCCCCGCAGCGTCATTTGGAGGTTTTGGTACGACACGCCCCTAAACTCGCCCTGGACGTGGTGCTGGCCGACGAGGCCGCCGTGCCTGACCGCGACTTGCTGACCGACGCCGCCAAACGGTTCGGTGCCGCGGTCGAGCTGGCGCCGGTGGCCCGGACCGATGGATCTCCGAGGCATGACCCGGAGCTGTTGGCCGCCGCGTACGACCGTATTTTTCGGATGCATGGAAGGATCGGCCCATGGCGATGACGGCAGCGGTGAAGGACGAGATCTCCCGGCTACCCGTCACCCGGACCTGCTGCAGAAAGGCGGAGGTCTCGGCGATCCTGCGGTTCGCGGGCGGGCTGCACCTGGTGAGCGGCCGCATCGTGATCGAGGCGGAGCTGGACACCGCGATGGCGGCCCGCCGCCTCAAGCGGGACACCCTGGAGATCTTCGGCCACAGCTCCGAACTGATCGTGATGGCGCCCGGCGGACTGCGCCGGGGTTCCCGTTACGTCGTCCGGGTGGTCGCAGGCGGTGACCAGCTGGCCCGCCAGACCGGCCTGGTGGACGGCCGGGGCCGCCCGATCCGAGGCCTGCCCCCACAGGTCGTCTCCGGCGCCACCTGCGACGCCGAGGCGGCCTGGCGTGGCGCGTTCCTGGCGCACGGCTCGCTCACCGAGCCCGGCCGCTCGTCCTCCCTGGAGGTGACCTGCCCGGGCCCGGAGGCCGCCCTCGCGCTGGTCGGCGCCGCCCGCCGGCTGTCGATCGGGGCGAAGGCACGCGAGGTGCGGGGTGTGGACCGGGTCGTCGTACGGGACGGGGACGCGATCGGTGCGCTCCTGACCCGGCTGGGCGCCCACGAGTCCGTGCTGGCGTGGGAGGAGCGGCGGATGCGCCGCGAGGTCCGCGCCACGGCGAACCGGCTCGCCAACTTCGACGACGCCAACCTGCGCCGCTCGGCCCGTGCCGCCGTCGCCGCCGGTGCCCGCGTGGGCCGCGCCCTGGAGATCCTCGGCGACGACGTCCCCGAGCACCTCGCCGCCGCCGGACGGCTGCGTATGGAGCACAAGCAGGCATCCCTGGAGGAGTTGGGTGCGCTCGCCGACCCACCGCTCACCAAGGACGCCGTCGCGGGCCGGATCCGCCGGCTGCTGGCCATGGCCGACAAGCGCGCCTCGGACCTCGGCATCCCGGGCACCGAGTCCAGCCTCACCGAGGAGATGGCCGAGAACCTGGTCGGGTGACAGGACGTCAGGGGCGCGCAAGACGTCAGGGACGCGCAACTCGCCGGTGCCGGCGCCTACTTGGGCTTTCGGCACCGGCTTTCGGCTTTCTGCGTGAATTCCGTGGATGGCCCGTGAGGCACCCTTGACGCGACCTGGGTCTGACATGAGCCTGGCGTCTGTTCGCTACTGGGGCGAACCACTGCAAGGGGGGCTCATGAGACGAAGAGCGAGATCGGTCCTCGCTGCCGGCGCGCTCCTGCTGGGCGGCGGTGCGGGACTCGCACCCCTGGCCCAGGCGGCCGAGAACGACGGCTCCGAGGCGGAGGAGGTCAAGGTCTTCCGCGCGGAGGTGACGAAGCAGCAGGTGCCCCTGCTGCTCGCGGCCGGGCAGGACGGCCACGAACTCAGCGAGCGGGCGCCGGAGAAGGGCACCGCCTCGGTCGAGGTCTACCTCACCGACAAGCAGGCGGACGCGCTGGAGAAGCAGGGCGTCGACCTGAAGGAGCACAAGCTCACCAACAAGGCGGAGGCGCGCGTGGCCGCCGCCGGCGACGGGGTCTACCGCCCCTACAGCGGCGCGGGCAACATCAAGGAGGAGATCATCCGGACGGGCCGGAAGCACCCGTCCCTGACCAAGGTGGTCTCCATCGGCAAGTCCCTCCAGGGACAGGACATCCTCGCGGTCAAGCTCACCAAGAACGCGAAGAAGACCAAGGACGGCGTCAAGCCGTCGGTCCTGTACGTGTCCAACCAGCACGCGCGCGAGTGGATCACGCCGGAGATGACCCGGCGCCTGATGCACCACTACCTGGACAACTACAGGTCCGACAAGCGGATCAAGAAGATCGTCGACACCACCGAACTGTGGTTCGTGATCTCCGCCAACCCGGACGGGTACGACTTCACGCACCGGGACGCCGCCAACCGCCAGTGGCGCAAGAACCTGCGGGACATCAACGGCGACCACGCCATCACGGTCGGCGACGGCGTCGACCTCAACCGCAACTTCGCCTACAAGTGGGGCTACGACAACGAGGGTTCGTCCCCGTTCCCCACCAGTGAGACCTACCGCGGCGCCGGCCCCAACTCGGAGCCCGAGACGCAGGCCCTGGACGCCTTCGAGAAGCGCATCGGCTTCGAGTACGGCATCAACTACCACTCGGCCGCCGAACTCATCCTCTACGGCGTCGGCTGGCAGGTGGCCACCCACACCCCGGACGACGTGCTCTACGAGGCGCTGGCCGGTACGCCGGAGAACCCCGCGATCCCCGGCTACCACCCCCAGCTCTCCTCCGAGCTGTACACGACCAACGGCGAGGCGGACGGCCACGCGGCCAACGTCAACGGCACGGCGATGTTCACCCCGGAGATGTCGACCTGCCAGACCGTGTCGAGCATCGACCCGGACGACGCCTGGAAGTCCGAGGACTGCGCCTCGGTCTTCACGTTCCCGGACGACGAGAAGCTGATCCAGCAGGAGTTCGAGAAGAACATCCCGTTCGCGCTCTCCGTGGCCGAGTCCGCCGCCCGGCCCGACCAGCCGAAGTCGTCGGTCGGCGTCGACGCCCCGGACTTCACCCCGCAGCCCATCACCACCTCGTACTCGCGCGGCGCCGACCAGGCGATCTCCGTCGTCGCCCGCAAGTCGGTGCGCGACAAGGAGATGAAGTACCGCGTCAACGGCGGCCGTACGCACGACCGGACGCTCAGGCGCTGGAAGGGCGGCGAGACCTTCGGCGGTGAGGACAACCTCTACTTCGACGAGTACCGGGCCAAGGTGCGGGACGGCGAACCGGGCGACGAGGTGCAGGTCTGGTTCACCGGCGTGACGAAGAGCGGCAAGCCCACCTCCAGCAAGCGCTTCACGTACACGATCGCCGAACGCCCCAGGGCCGACACGCTCGTCGTCGCCGAGGAGGGCGCGACCGCGACCCGGACGCAGGTCTATGTGGACGCGCTGAAGGCCAACGGCAGGAAGGCGCTCGTCTGGGACGTCGCGACCCAGGGCGCACCCGACGTGCTGGGCGTACTGAAGCACTTCAAGACCGTCGTGCACTACACGGGCGCCGTCCGGCCGGGCGTCGCCACCCAGCTCGAACTGCGCGCCCACCTCAACGAGGGCGGCAAGCTGATCGAGGCGGGCGAGAGCGCGGGCGGCGCCGTCGACCTCGGCGGCGGCACTCTGTCGAACGACTTCAGCCAGTACTACCTCGGCGCATACAGCCGTACCGCCCTGTCCGACGCCAGGACCTTCGCGGGCCTCGGCAGGCTGGACGGCTTCACGGGGGCGCTCGGTGACGCGCCGGGCAGCCCGCTGAACACCGCAGGATCGTTCGGCGTCACCTCGGACGCCCTGCCCGTGGAGACGTTCCCGCGGTTCGCGAGCGCCGGCGCGGGCCAGTACCCCGGGACCGTCAACCCCTACGGCCCGTACGAGGGCGCGTCGATGGCGGCCGTCACGCACACCGACTACGCCTGGAACCGCCTCACCCGCACCCTGGACCTCACCTCGGTGAGCGCGGCCGACCGGCCCACCCTGCGTACCCGGATGCTGTGGAGCACGGAGGAGGGCTACGACCACGCGGTGCTGGAGGCGCGCACGGCCGGGGCGGACGACTGGACGACGCTGCCGGAGGCCGGCGGCGCCACCTCCACCGCCGTGCCCGTCGAGTGCGAGGCCGGGTACTTCGTCCAGGCCCACCCGGCCCTGAAGCGGTACCTGACTCCCGGTTCCGGCGGCTGCGCACCCACCGGCACCAGCGGTACCTGGAACAGCTTCACCGGGGCCTCCGACGGATGGCAGCAGGTCGAGTTCGACCTGTCCGCGTACGCCGGGAAGACGGTCGAGGTGTCGCTCGGCTACATCACCGACCCCGGCTCCGGCGGTCGCGGCGTCCTCGTCGACAACGCCACCGTCGTGATCGGCGGCACGCCCGGCGCGACCGAGGGCTTCGAGGCGTCGCTCGGTGCCTGGAGCGTTTCCGGCCCGCCCGCGGGCAGCCCGGCGGTCGTGAAGGACTGGGGTCTGTCGGGTGAACTGTTCAAGACGTACGGCGCCGTCACCACGGACGACACCGTGCTGCTGGGCTTCGGCCTGGAGCAGGTCACCACGGCGGCCGACCGCAAGGCGCTGCTCGGCAAGGCGCTGGCGGCCCTGAAGAACTGAGCGCCGACCGCGCACGGAACAGCTGACGAGTGGCTGATGGGCGGCCCTCGGGACGTCTGGAATCAGATGATCGGAAGGGCGCTCAAAAGGTAATCACCTCGTAAAACCAGGGCGGTCCGTACTCCTACTGGCGAGTATGGACCGCACCGGCATGTATAGGGCATCTCGATGTCACTCGACGGCTCCCGGGGAGGTAGGGTCGTAGGCGGTCGGGGACATCCCATACAGCTCGCCGGCACTGAGCCGGCGTACCAACGAGGAGATCGGTTCGTGACGATCCGCGTAGGCATCAACGGCTTTGGCCGCATCGGTCGTAACTACTTCCGCGCGCTGCTGGAGCAGGGTGCAGACATCGAGATCGTGGCTGTCAACGACCTGGGTGACACCGCGACCACCGCTCACCTGCTGAAGTACGACACCATCTTGGGCCGCCTCAAGGCCGAGGTGTCGAACACCGAGAACACCATCACGGTCGACGGCCACACGATCAAGGTCCTGTCCGAGCGCAACCCCGCCGACATCCCGTGGGGCGAGCTGGGCGTCGACATCGTCATCGAGTCCACCGGCATCTTCACGAAGAAGGCCGACGCCGCGAAGCACCTCGCCGGCGGCGCCAAGAAGGTCCTCATCTCGGCCCCGGCCAAGGAGGAGGACATCACCATCGTGATGGGTGTCAACCAGGACAAGTACGACCCGGCGAACCACCACGTCATCTCCAACGCCTCCTGCACCACCAACTGTGTGGCGCCGATGGCCAAGGTCCTCGACGAGAACTTCGGCATCGTCAAGGGCCTGATGACGACGGTCCACGCCTACACCAACGACCAGCGCATCCTGGACTTCCCGCACTCGGACCTGCGTCGCGCCCGCGCCGCCGCCGAGAACATCATCCCGACCACCACCGGTGCCGCCAAGGCCACCGCGCTTGTCCTCCCGCAGCTCAAGGGCAAGCTCGACGGCATCGCGATGCGCGTCCCGGTCCCGACCGGCTCGGCCACCGACCTGGTCGTGACGCTGCAGCGCGAGGTCACCAAGGACGAGGTCAACGCCGCGTTCAAGAAGGCATCCGAGGACGGCGACCTCAAGGGCTACCTGGCCTACACCGAGGACCCGATCGTCTCCTCGGACATCGTCAGCGACCCGGCCTCCTGCACCTTCGACTCCTCCCTGACCATGGTCCAGGAGGGCAACTCGGTGAAGATCCTCGGCTGGTACGACAACGAGTGGGGCTACTCCAACCGCCTCGTCGACCTCACGGTCTTCGTCGGCAACCAGCTCTGATCGACAGAGCGCGCACTTCGATGTGAGAGCAGGGCTCGGGCGGCGCGGGGACGCGCCGCCCGAGCCCTGACTCACGTACGCAACGGCCCTCCTACGATCACGAGCACCACAAGTCCTCTTCGGGAGCCCCCTCACATGAAGACGATCGACGAACTCCTCGCCGGCCAGGTAGCCGGAAAGCGGGTCTTCGTCCGCGCCGACCTGAACGTGCCGCTGGACGGCACGACCATCACCGACGACGGCCGCATCCGCGCCGTGCTGCCCACCGTGAAGGCGCTGGCCGGCGCGGGAGCGCGCGTCGTCGTCGCCTCCCACCTGGGCCGCCCCAAGGGCGCCCCGGACCCGGCCTTCTCCCTCGCCCCGGCCGCCACCCGCCTCGGTGAACTCCTCGGCAGCGGCGTGGCCTTCGCGACGGACACGGTCGGCGAGTCCGCCGCGGCCACGGTCGCGGGCCTCACCGACGGCCAGGTCGCGGTCGTCGAGAACCTTCGCTTCAACGCCGGCGAGACGTCCAAGGACGACGCCGAGCGCGGCGCCTTCGCCGACCGGCTCGCCGCCCTCGCCGACGTCTACGTGGGCGACGGCTTCGGCGCGGTGCACCGAAAGCACGCCTCGGTCTTCGACCTCCCTGCCCGCCTGCCGCGCTACGCCGGACACCTCATCGCCACCGAGGTCGGCGTCCTGAAGAAGCTCACCGAGG
Coding sequences:
- a CDS encoding M14 family zinc carboxypeptidase, coding for MRRRARSVLAAGALLLGGGAGLAPLAQAAENDGSEAEEVKVFRAEVTKQQVPLLLAAGQDGHELSERAPEKGTASVEVYLTDKQADALEKQGVDLKEHKLTNKAEARVAAAGDGVYRPYSGAGNIKEEIIRTGRKHPSLTKVVSIGKSLQGQDILAVKLTKNAKKTKDGVKPSVLYVSNQHAREWITPEMTRRLMHHYLDNYRSDKRIKKIVDTTELWFVISANPDGYDFTHRDAANRQWRKNLRDINGDHAITVGDGVDLNRNFAYKWGYDNEGSSPFPTSETYRGAGPNSEPETQALDAFEKRIGFEYGINYHSAAELILYGVGWQVATHTPDDVLYEALAGTPENPAIPGYHPQLSSELYTTNGEADGHAANVNGTAMFTPEMSTCQTVSSIDPDDAWKSEDCASVFTFPDDEKLIQQEFEKNIPFALSVAESAARPDQPKSSVGVDAPDFTPQPITTSYSRGADQAISVVARKSVRDKEMKYRVNGGRTHDRTLRRWKGGETFGGEDNLYFDEYRAKVRDGEPGDEVQVWFTGVTKSGKPTSSKRFTYTIAERPRADTLVVAEEGATATRTQVYVDALKANGRKALVWDVATQGAPDVLGVLKHFKTVVHYTGAVRPGVATQLELRAHLNEGGKLIEAGESAGGAVDLGGGTLSNDFSQYYLGAYSRTALSDARTFAGLGRLDGFTGALGDAPGSPLNTAGSFGVTSDALPVETFPRFASAGAGQYPGTVNPYGPYEGASMAAVTHTDYAWNRLTRTLDLTSVSAADRPTLRTRMLWSTEEGYDHAVLEARTAGADDWTTLPEAGGATSTAVPVECEAGYFVQAHPALKRYLTPGSGGCAPTGTSGTWNSFTGASDGWQQVEFDLSAYAGKTVEVSLGYITDPGSGGRGVLVDNATVVIGGTPGATEGFEASLGAWSVSGPPAGSPAVVKDWGLSGELFKTYGAVTTDDTVLLGFGLEQVTTAADRKALLGKALAALKN
- the whiA gene encoding DNA-binding protein WhiA, yielding MAMTAAVKDEISRLPVTRTCCRKAEVSAILRFAGGLHLVSGRIVIEAELDTAMAARRLKRDTLEIFGHSSELIVMAPGGLRRGSRYVVRVVAGGDQLARQTGLVDGRGRPIRGLPPQVVSGATCDAEAAWRGAFLAHGSLTEPGRSSSLEVTCPGPEAALALVGAARRLSIGAKAREVRGVDRVVVRDGDAIGALLTRLGAHESVLAWEERRMRREVRATANRLANFDDANLRRSARAAVAAGARVGRALEILGDDVPEHLAAAGRLRMEHKQASLEELGALADPPLTKDAVAGRIRRLLAMADKRASDLGIPGTESSLTEEMAENLVG
- the yvcK gene encoding uridine diphosphate-N-acetylglucosamine-binding protein YvcK, which encodes MTGRTASRLGRLRRATPEGREGRPVEARGARPRRRGAQPKVVALGGGMGLSASLAALRRITGDLTAVVTVADDGGSSGRLRDELGVLPPGDLRKALAALCGDDDWGQTWARVIQHRFQSQGDLHEHAVGNLLIVALWEQLGDHVQALDLVGRLLGAQGRVLPMSAVPLELQALVKGHDPARPDDVDTVRGQATVALTPGEVQSVHLVPHDPPAVPEAVAAVRDADWVVLGPGSWFSSVIPHLLVPELLDALTETKARLVLSLNLAPQPGETDGFSPQRHLEVLVRHAPKLALDVVLADEAAVPDRDLLTDAAKRFGAAVELAPVARTDGSPRHDPELLAAAYDRIFRMHGRIGPWR
- the rapZ gene encoding RNase adapter RapZ; its protein translation is MTEHTERPELPGRAERPEEQHQEHTAGRGETHTAVGDHAAQHPAPQEDGAHVSTGIETAGVPEAAIPELVIISGMSGAGRSTAAKCLEDLGWFVVDNLPPALIPTMVELGARSQGNVARIAVVVDVRGRRFFDNLRDSLADLETKNVTRRIVFLESSDDALVRRFESVRRPHPLQGDGRIVDGIAAERELLRELRGDADLVIDTSSLNVHELRAKMDAQFAGDEEPELRATVMSFGFKYGLPVDADLVVDMRFLPNPHWVPELRPYTGLNEEVSAYVFNQPGAKEFLDRYTELLQMIAVGYRREGKRYVTIAVGCTGGKHRSVATSEKLAARLASQGVETVVVHRDMGRE
- a CDS encoding response regulator transcription factor, with the translated sequence MDADQHPARGRVVLADDDVLLREGLASLCERVGYEVAGQAGDASGLMELVETEIPDIAIVDIRMPPTQSTEGLKAAGTIRERYPSVGILVLSAFVEVEDALELLAGGRSIGYLLKSRITVVDEFLETLDRIRRGGCVVDPSLVRELVAAQRRDDPLSMLSNREREVLALMAEGRSNAGIGRRLWVTEGTVEKHVRSILGKLRLPGEPDDHRRVLAVLTFLETR
- the gap gene encoding type I glyceraldehyde-3-phosphate dehydrogenase; translation: MTIRVGINGFGRIGRNYFRALLEQGADIEIVAVNDLGDTATTAHLLKYDTILGRLKAEVSNTENTITVDGHTIKVLSERNPADIPWGELGVDIVIESTGIFTKKADAAKHLAGGAKKVLISAPAKEEDITIVMGVNQDKYDPANHHVISNASCTTNCVAPMAKVLDENFGIVKGLMTTVHAYTNDQRILDFPHSDLRRARAAAENIIPTTTGAAKATALVLPQLKGKLDGIAMRVPVPTGSATDLVVTLQREVTKDEVNAAFKKASEDGDLKGYLAYTEDPIVSSDIVSDPASCTFDSSLTMVQEGNSVKILGWYDNEWGYSNRLVDLTVFVGNQL